A region of Gemmatimonadota bacterium DNA encodes the following proteins:
- a CDS encoding divalent-cation tolerance protein CutA, with amino-acid sequence MTIKPTDVVTVIMTAPDAETAETLALTLVSERLAACASVVPNIVSMYWWDGELQRDDEAMVILKTVQQRAQALEARAVELHPYAVPEILVVAVSGGHAPYLAWVANEVGA; translated from the coding sequence ATGACTATAAAGCCTACCGATGTCGTAACCGTGATCATGACCGCGCCCGACGCCGAGACGGCAGAGACTCTTGCCCTGACTCTCGTGTCCGAGCGGCTGGCGGCGTGCGCCAGCGTGGTGCCCAACATCGTGTCGATGTACTGGTGGGATGGCGAGCTTCAGCGGGACGACGAGGCGATGGTGATTCTGAAGACTGTTCAGCAGCGAGCGCAAGCGCTCGAGGCGCGCGCGGTCGAGCTGCATCCATACGCTGTACCCGAGATACTCGTGGTCGCGGTCTCTGGGGGACACGCGCCGTACCTCGCCTGGGTCGCCAACGAGGTGGGGGCGTAA